Genomic segment of Dactylococcopsis salina PCC 8305:
AGATGTCCTTCGATAATCTCTGTAAACTCTTATCAGAAAAATATCCCACCAATTTTGCCAGTTGGGTACTCAAAACCCCACAAACCGATGTAGAAGTTCTCAAAACCGAACTCAGCATTGAACCCATTCGTGCTGATTCCGTCACTTTTTTACAACTACAGGGACGAATTCTCCATTTAGAGTTTCAAACCCAATGGCGATCGAAGCCACCGCTTCCTCTACGAATGTTAGATTATTGGGTGCGTCTCTATCGTTTGTATCGCTTACCGATTACCCAAGTGGTGGTTTTATTACTCCCCCCTCTTGAGACTGAGGTGATTGAAACCCGATTTACTTTAGAAAACACTGACCATCAATATCAAGTGATTCGATTATGGGAAGAAAATCCAGATAGGTTTCTCCATGATCCCGCATTATTACCCTTAGCCCCATTAACGGCGACTAATGAGCCACAAACCTTGTTACAACAGGTAATTCAACAAGTGAATGAACTGGAAGAAGAGAAGAGGGCGGAAATTTCAGCTTACGCGCAAATTGTCGCTGGGCTAAAATATGAGAAAGATTTGGTGAAACGATTATTCAGGGAGGGGATGATGCGAGAGTCAGTAATTTATCAGGATATTATCAGAGAAGGAAGAGAAGAAGGAGAACAAAGAGAACGATCGCTGATCCTCCGTCAACTAACGCGACGAGTGGGCGAGTTACCGCAACCGTGGCGCGATCAGGTCAATAGTCTCTCTCTAGAACAATTAGAAAATCTCGGAGAAGCATTACTCGATTTTCAGGGAATGGAAGATTTAGAAACCTGGTGGCGTACCTTAGAGGAAAATTGAGATAAAAAAGGGATAATGCTAAAATTCAAGTCCATTTCCCTTTTTTCTAGATGTCCTTCGATAATCTCTGTAAACTCTTATCAGAAAAATATCCCACCAACTTTGCCAGTTGGGTACTCAAAACCCCACAAACCAATGTAGAAGTGCTCAAAACCGAACTCAGCATTGAACCCATCCGTGCTGATTCCGTCACTTTCCTGCAACTACAGGGACGAATTCTCCATTTAGAGTTTCAAACCCAATGGCGATCGAAGCCACCGCTTCCTCTACGAATGTTAGATTATTGGGTGCGTCTCTATCGTTTGTATCGCTTACCGATTACCCAAGTGGTGGTTTTATTACTCCCCCCTCCTGAGACTGAGGTGATTGAAACCCGATTTACCCTCGAAAACACTGACCATCAATATCAAGTGATTCGATTATGGGAAGAAAATCCAGATAGGTTTCTCCATGATCCCGCATTATTACCCTTAGCCCCATTAACGGCGACTAATGAACCACAAACCCTATTGCAACAAGTAGTGGAACAAGTGAATGAACTGGAAGAAGAGAAGAGAGTGGAAATTTCAGCTTACGCGCAAATTGTCGCTGGGTTAAAATATGAGAAAGATTTGGTGAAACGATTATTCAGGGAGGGGATGATGCGAGAGTCAGTCATTTATCAAGATATTATCCGAGAAGGAAGACAAGAAGGAAGACAAGAAGAAGGACGATCGCTGATCCTCCGTCAACTAACGCGACGAGTGGGCGAGTTACCGCAATTGTGGCGCGATCGCGTTAATAGTCTCTCTCTAGAACAATTAGAAAATCTCGGAGAAGCGTTACTGGATTTTCAGGGAATGGGAGATTTAGAAACCTGGTGGGATACATCCAACGATTATTCAAGGAGGGGATAATGCGAGAGTCAGTAATTTATCAAGATATTATCAGAGAAGGAAGACAAGAAGAAGGGCGATCGCTGATTCTCCGTCAACTAACGCGACGAGTGGGCGAGTTACCGCAACCGTGGCGCGATCGCGTCAATAGTCTCTCTCTCGAACAATTAGAAAACCTCGGAGAAGCGTTACTGGATTTTCAGGGAATGGGAGATTTAGAAACTTGGTGGAGTCAATTGAACGAATTTTATCGTGTAGGTTAGGCGATCGCTATGATATTAAAGTAGAACAGATTACGCTCTAAAACATGGAAAAACAAGAACTTAAAGCTCTAATCAAAGAAACTGTGCGGGAAGTCATCTACGAAGAAAGACACAATTTATGTCAAATTTTGATTCCCTATGTCAGCGATGAAGAACAACGGGAACTCGAAGCCGAGTTTGGTAAACCGACAACAGAAGATGATGAAGAATTAACCGATTTAACTGATTGGGTGAAAAGTGACGCGATCGCGCATTGAAGAAAGTCTTATCTGACCGTTGTTTAAAATCCGTTTTGCTACTTTTTTCTCAACAATGCTTATTTTCCCGTCCAATCATCCCCTTTCCCGTTTATTTCGCCACAGTCGCCGTTATGCAACTCAAATTTGGGGCGCGATCGCCTGTTCTATTCTCAATACCATCTTTGATTTAGCCCCACCCTATCTCATTGGAGTTGCGATCGATGTGGTGGTACAACAGGAAAACTCCTTGATTTCCCGTTTTGGCTTCACCAGCATCACCACCCAACTGGCGATCGTTTCTCTGATTACTTTCTTGATTTGGAGTTTGGAATCTCTCACGGAATATGCTTACAGTCGTCTCTGGCAAAACTTAGCCCAAACCTTACAACATGAATTGCGAGTAGATGCTTATGGTCATTTGCAAGAGTTGGAGTTGAGTTATTTTGAAGAACGAAGTACGGGCTTTTTTCTGGCGGTTCTTAATGATGATATTAACCAATTAGAGCGATTTTTGAATTTTGGGGCGTATGGATTTCTCCGTTTTTTCACGACGATTTTATTTGTGGGAGGAACATTTATTGTCTTGGCCCCTGGGGTGTCTTGGCTGGCGATGTTGCCGATTCCCTTTGTTTTGTGGGGGTCGATCGCGTTCCAAAAAAAACTTGCTCCCCGTTATGCCGAGGTGCGCGATAAAGCAAGTTTAATTAACACTCGTTTGAATAATAATCTTTCTGGTATTGCTACGATTAAAAGTTTTACTGCTGAAAGTTATGAACGCGATCGGGTTAAAAAAGAAAGTGAAGCCTATCGCCACAGTAATGGGAAAGCCATCGCTTTAAGTGCCGCGTTTGTTCCTTCGATTCGGATTTTAATTTTAATCGGCTTCACCGCCACTTTATTTTTAGGGGGCTTAGAAGTCGCTAATGGCAATCTCTCGGCGGGAACTTACGGGTTTATTGTGTTTATTGTTCAACGCTTGTTATGGCCCTTTACGCAGTTAAGTGAATTGATGGATGAATATCAACGGGCGATGGCTTCGATTTATCGGGTGATGAATTTGTTAGAAACGCCGATTGCGATCGCGAGTGGCGATCAACCTTTACCAGTGCAGAAAGTACAAGGAGAAATTAAGCTCGATCGCGTGACTTTTTCCTATCCCGAACAAAAACCAGTTTTTAAGAACCTTTCTCTGGAAATACCAGCCAATAAATAAGAGTCCGACAGGACATCCTTAAACTAACAATTAACAAGTTGACAACATACAATAAACATCTTACCATAAAGAAGTTACCAATAAATTAGGTCGATGTTAACTTTAAACTATCAGTACCGAATCTATCCCGATCAATCTCAAGAAGAAAGGCTCCTTGAGATCATGGAAGTTTGTCGAAGTGCTTACAATTACGCGCTTCGAGAAATTAAAGATTGGTGTAATAGTCGAAAATGTAGCATTGACCGATGTAGTTTAGTTTCGGAATATATCATCCCTGTTGATGCTAAATTTCCTAGCGAGTTAACTCAGCTTAATCAACTCCCCAAAGCGAAAAAGGAATTTCCGAATCTCAAACAAGTCCCCTCTCAAGTTTTACAACAAACCATTAAGCAGTTACATCGAGCATGGGACTTTTTTCGAGAAAGAGGGTATGGTTTTCCTCGATTCAAAAAGTTTGGACAATTTAAGTCAATTCTTTTTCCACAGTTTAAGGAATCCCCCCTTCTTTTCCCCCCTTACGAAGGGGGGTTAGGGGGGATGTGGCAAATTAACTTACCTAAAATTGGGAAAATCAGAATCAATGTTCATCGTCCAATTCCAGATGGGTTCAAAGTTAAACAGGTTCGAGTCATTAGGAAAGCAGATCGATGGTATGTTTCAATTTGTATCCAATTAGATGTTGATGTCCCTGATCCACAACCTCATGGTCATCCATTAGGTGTGGACATCGGGTTAGAGAAATTCTTAGCGACCAGTGATGGGGTTCTCGTCAAACCGCCAAAGTTTTTTAAGAAAATGCAAAGCGAGTTGAAATTACTGCAACGCCGACTTTCTAGAAAACAGAAACGGTCAAAGAATTACGAGAAACAACGCATCAAGGTAGCAAGAATGCACCACAAAATTAGCAATACTCGAAAAGATTTCCACTATAAACAAGCTCATGCTTTGTGTGATGCTGGTGACATGATCTTCATGGAAGATTTGGATTACCGCATTACATCTCAAGGAATGCTTGGAAAAGAAATGTTGGATGGAGGGTTTGGACAGTTCCGAACCATTACTCAACAAGTCTGTTGGAAACGTGGAAAGTATTTTGATGTTGTTGAGGCAAGAGGAAGTAGTCAAACTTGCCCCAATTGTGGTGTTCACGTCAAGAAAGACTTGAGCGTAAGAGTTCATAAATGTCCTGAATGCAAATATGAAGCAGATCGGGATGTGGCGGCGGCAAGCGTGTTAAGAAATCGAGGATTAAATTTAGTACGGCGGGACTCGTCGGAAAGGAAACAGCCTGCTACCGATGGGGTTTCCCCTCAAGAGCGATCTGTCGGGGGATTGGGGAACCAGTCCTAGATCAGTGCGACGCAGGAAGGTTCTTAGCTGTGAAGTTAGGAAGCCCTCGGTATAAGCTCTGCTTTACCGAGGGAGGATGTCACGTCATGGATCAGGGAAAAATTGTCGAACAGGGAAAACACGAGGAATTAGTCGCCAGAAATGGCATTTACAATGGATTGTGGCAAGTGCAATCGGGAACTCTCGCAGCAAATAAATAACGTAAAGGGAGATGGGAGAAAAGGAAAAATTATCTGGATATGGTTTAGCATTACATACCACTAGCCCCCAACTCGGATTAACTTTGAGTGATTTTCAAGGAGAAGAAAAGACACAAACTTGGGATTTAGGTCGAGATTTAGCGACGCATCTCCATGTATTATTACAAGAGTTGATTCACCCTCATTCTTGGTGGGAATTAAAATTGATTGCGGTGGCGAAAGGGCCAGGGAGTTTTACGGGAACACGCATCGGAGTAGCCACAGCCCGTACTTTAGCACAACAGTTAGATATTCCTTTATTTGCAATTTCGACTTTGGCTGCGATCGCTGACTATGAAAAAAAACAGCATCAGTTTCCAGATCAAGATTTAATTGCGGTACAATTGCCAGCACGGCGTGAACAGTATTTTGTGGGGATTTATGAAGTCAACGCAAACGGATTAATCTCTTATCTTCCAGATCAGGTGATGACAGAAACGGATTGGCAAGCAACTTTAAATCAGATTAGTCAACCCTATCATTTAGTTACCCCTACAGAAGAAACATTGGGGAAAACAGTAAAGAGTGTTCTCAGTTTAGCTGTGCAACAATGGGAACAAGGGAAACGCCCCAAAATAGAAGACGCTAAACCTTTCTACGGAAGCTGACAATACTGATGTTGGGTTTCGCTTCGCTTCACCCAACCGACATCTAAGCCCCCCTTTCAAAGGGGGGTTGGGGGGATAAATCTCCCAATCTGCTGGTTGGTGTTGGGTTTTCCTTCGCTTCACCCAACCGACATCTACATCTAAGCCCCCCTTTCAAAGGGGGGTTGGGGGGATAAATCTCCCAATCTGCTGGTTGGTGTTGGGTTTCGCTTCGCTTCACCCAACCTACATCTAAGGTAACTGGTGTTGGGTTTCGCTATCCTTTACCCCACCGATATCGGTTCATGTTAGTGAAAATAATCATAAATTTGTTGTGCTAAGGCTTTGCCGATTCCTGGCACCGCTTGTAATTGTTCTAAACTGGCTTGACGGATGTATTCTAACGATCGAAAATGAGCCAGTAAGGTTTGCTGTCGTTGAAACCCTAACCCTGGAATGTCATCCAAGCGCGATCGTTGCATTTTTGCTGTTCGCTGTTGGCGATGAAAACTCACAGCGAAACGGTGTGCTTCATCTCTTAAGCGTCGTAATACTTGAACGCTAGGCTGTTCGGAATCGGTTTCTAAAGGGAATGATTCTCCAGGTAAAAAAATTTCCTCTCGTTGCTTCGCCAAACTGATGACAGCTACATCTTCTAATAAGTTCATCTGCTGTAATTGTTCCACCACCGCCGAAAGTTGTCCTTTTCCGCCATCAATCATTACTAAATCGGGAAACTCTGAATCTTCCTGTCGCGGTAAGTCTGGGTTTTCTACATATTTACGAAAGCGACGACGGATCACTTCTGCTAAACTGGCAAAATCATCAGAATGTCCCGATCGAACGCTAGTATCCTTAATTTTATAACGACGGTAACATTGTTTCGCTGGAATGCCATCAATAAACACCACCTGCGATCCCACCGCATTTGATCCTTGAATGTGAGAAATATCGTAGCCTTCGATACGGCGAGGCGTTTCTGGTAAGTCTATGATATCTCTTAGGTCTTGTAAGGCTTGATGATTGCGATTAACTGCCCGTTGTGTTCTTTCTAACTCATAACGGGCATTTTGTTCGACCATTGTCATTAACTCTGCTTTCCCCTGACGTTGAGGAATAGTGAAGGTTACTTTTCCCCCTTTACGTTCAGTTAACCAGTGGCTAAGTAAGTCTTGATCTGGAATTGCTGAGGGAAGTAAAATCTCGCTGGGAATTTCCACCGCATCAACTACCGCGTAATGATCTTGAACCACTCGTTGTAAAATATCTTCTGAGGAAACAGAGGGAGATATATCGGCAAAAAACCCCAATCGTCCCACTAATTTTCCCGCACGAACTTGGAACAATTGAATAGAAGCGTGTTGAGAGTTGGCGACGATCGCGATCGCATCACGGGAGACTGTATCATCAGGAAGAGAAACCTTCTGATTCGCATTCAGTTGTTGAAGAGATTGAATTTGATCCCGAATTTTCCCAGCCTCTTCAAACTCCAAATTAGCCGCCGCTTCCTTCATTTTTGCTGTCAATTCACGCACTAATTCTTGGGATCGTCCTTGAAAAATCATTGCGACTTTCTGTAAGGTTTGGCGATAGTCTTCAGGGGAAATCAGTTGTTGACACACACCTGGACATCTTCCTAAATCATAGTTTAAGCAGGGACGATCTTTAAACAAAGGACGCGGACGTTGGCGTAAGGGGAATGTCCGTTTAATTAAGCCTAATGTTCGCCGTAAAGCGCCCGTATCCACATAAGGACCATAATAGCGATCTTTCTGGTTATTCCGTCTTCTTTTACGGGTGATAAAGATGCGAGGATAGTCTTCAGACCAAGTAATACAGAGATAAGGATATTTTTTGTCGTCTTTTAGCAGAACATTAAAATAGGGTTGTTCTTGTTTAACGAGGTTAGCTTCCAATGCTAACGCTTCCGCCTCGGTATCAGTGACGATAAATTCAATTTCCGCCACTTGTTGCACCATGATGTGTTTTTGTTCACTTAATGCTTGAGAAGGGCGAAAATAAGAACGGACGCGGGAACGGAGTTTGGTTGATTTCCCAATATAAATGATATTACCCGCTCGATCGCGCATGAAATAAACCCCTGGTTTCATGGGGATTTCTTGCAAACGGGCTTCTAATTGTTCTGGGTGATGAATTAGAGGTTTAACTGCAGTAGTCATGTTTTTCCAGTTGGGGAGTGAGATTCAAGCCATGTTTCTAATCAAACCTGATCAAACTAATTTTTGAAACTTCCCAAAATTGCCTGAAATAGTCTTTCAATTTCTGCTTTCAATTGGCTAATTGCTGCTTCTAAAGAATCACAAT
This window contains:
- a CDS encoding DUF4351 domain-containing protein, whose protein sequence is MSFDNLCKLLSEKYPTNFASWVLKTPQTDVEVLKTELSIEPIRADSVTFLQLQGRILHLEFQTQWRSKPPLPLRMLDYWVRLYRLYRLPITQVVVLLLPPLETEVIETRFTLENTDHQYQVIRLWEENPDRFLHDPALLPLAPLTATNEPQTLLQQVIQQVNELEEEKRAEISAYAQIVAGLKYEKDLVKRLFREGMMRESVIYQDIIREGREEGEQRERSLILRQLTRRVGELPQPWRDQVNSLSLEQLENLGEALLDFQGMEDLETWWRTLEEN
- a CDS encoding DUF4351 domain-containing protein, which produces MSFDNLCKLLSEKYPTNFASWVLKTPQTNVEVLKTELSIEPIRADSVTFLQLQGRILHLEFQTQWRSKPPLPLRMLDYWVRLYRLYRLPITQVVVLLLPPPETEVIETRFTLENTDHQYQVIRLWEENPDRFLHDPALLPLAPLTATNEPQTLLQQVVEQVNELEEEKRVEISAYAQIVAGLKYEKDLVKRLFREGMMRESVIYQDIIREGRQEGRQEEGRSLILRQLTRRVGELPQLWRDRVNSLSLEQLENLGEALLDFQGMGDLETWWDTSNDYSRRG
- a CDS encoding DUF4351 domain-containing protein, with protein sequence MRESVIYQDIIREGRQEEGRSLILRQLTRRVGELPQPWRDRVNSLSLEQLENLGEALLDFQGMGDLETWWSQLNEFYRVG
- a CDS encoding RNA-guided endonuclease InsQ/TnpB family protein, yielding MLTLNYQYRIYPDQSQEERLLEIMEVCRSAYNYALREIKDWCNSRKCSIDRCSLVSEYIIPVDAKFPSELTQLNQLPKAKKEFPNLKQVPSQVLQQTIKQLHRAWDFFRERGYGFPRFKKFGQFKSILFPQFKESPLLFPPYEGGLGGMWQINLPKIGKIRINVHRPIPDGFKVKQVRVIRKADRWYVSICIQLDVDVPDPQPHGHPLGVDIGLEKFLATSDGVLVKPPKFFKKMQSELKLLQRRLSRKQKRSKNYEKQRIKVARMHHKISNTRKDFHYKQAHALCDAGDMIFMEDLDYRITSQGMLGKEMLDGGFGQFRTITQQVCWKRGKYFDVVEARGSSQTCPNCGVHVKKDLSVRVHKCPECKYEADRDVAAASVLRNRGLNLVRRDSSERKQPATDGVSPQERSVGGLGNQS
- the tsaB gene encoding tRNA (adenosine(37)-N6)-threonylcarbamoyltransferase complex dimerization subunit type 1 TsaB, whose translation is MGEKEKLSGYGLALHTTSPQLGLTLSDFQGEEKTQTWDLGRDLATHLHVLLQELIHPHSWWELKLIAVAKGPGSFTGTRIGVATARTLAQQLDIPLFAISTLAAIADYEKKQHQFPDQDLIAVQLPARREQYFVGIYEVNANGLISYLPDQVMTETDWQATLNQISQPYHLVTPTEETLGKTVKSVLSLAVQQWEQGKRPKIEDAKPFYGS
- the uvrC gene encoding excinuclease ABC subunit UvrC, with the protein product MTTAVKPLIHHPEQLEARLQEIPMKPGVYFMRDRAGNIIYIGKSTKLRSRVRSYFRPSQALSEQKHIMVQQVAEIEFIVTDTEAEALALEANLVKQEQPYFNVLLKDDKKYPYLCITWSEDYPRIFITRKRRRNNQKDRYYGPYVDTGALRRTLGLIKRTFPLRQRPRPLFKDRPCLNYDLGRCPGVCQQLISPEDYRQTLQKVAMIFQGRSQELVRELTAKMKEAAANLEFEEAGKIRDQIQSLQQLNANQKVSLPDDTVSRDAIAIVANSQHASIQLFQVRAGKLVGRLGFFADISPSVSSEDILQRVVQDHYAVVDAVEIPSEILLPSAIPDQDLLSHWLTERKGGKVTFTIPQRQGKAELMTMVEQNARYELERTQRAVNRNHQALQDLRDIIDLPETPRRIEGYDISHIQGSNAVGSQVVFIDGIPAKQCYRRYKIKDTSVRSGHSDDFASLAEVIRRRFRKYVENPDLPRQEDSEFPDLVMIDGGKGQLSAVVEQLQQMNLLEDVAVISLAKQREEIFLPGESFPLETDSEQPSVQVLRRLRDEAHRFAVSFHRQQRTAKMQRSRLDDIPGLGFQRQQTLLAHFRSLEYIRQASLEQLQAVPGIGKALAQQIYDYFH